A portion of the Cervus elaphus chromosome X, mCerEla1.1, whole genome shotgun sequence genome contains these proteins:
- the LOC122688974 gene encoding heat shock transcription factor, X-linked member 3-like: MASQSSHESHTALLAPLTYGEPTTGDPCDSSSDLIIDSGEALEKQGDQPESPDPGLHDNLPPQGPKPEMANKEENNAVLGLSFPRKLWRIVEDAAFTSVRWNDEGDMVVIEADLFQTEVLQRRGADQIFETESIKGFIRELNLYGFSKIRPSCHSAGKKMMIYRNSNFQRDKPLLLQNIPKRKKRVMSTRHSPQLHHNQRTQEVGKKVQKGTPPARRTPRRRSSGLFRICSMCGVAGQARVKHLRSKQGGPSGKGTSKSAMSVCPATSGRKSTGKMPKSPPDYDSVMALYNTCYSMLMAALAGRAPNEASEAE, translated from the exons ATGGCTAGTCAGAGTTCCCACGAGTCACACACAGCCCTGCTGGCCCCATTAACTTATGGGGAGCCCACAACAGGGGACCCCTGTGATTCCTCCTCAGATCTAATTATTGATTCAGGGGAGGCGTTGGAGAAACAGGGTGACCAACCTGAGAGCCCCGATCCAGGCCTCCATGACAATCTGCCCCCACAGGGCCCAAAGCCAGAAATGGCCAACAAGGAAGAGAACAACGCCGTCCTCGGGCTGTCCTTCCCCAGGAAGCTCTGGAGGATCGTGGAGGATGCGGCCTTCACCTCTGTGCGCTGGAATGATGAGGGAGACATGGTGGTCATCGAGGCAGATCTCTTCCAGACAGAGGTCCTCCAGCGCAGAGGTGCGGACCAGATCTTCGAGACAGAAAGCATCAAGGGCTTCATCCGTGAACTGAACCTGTACGGTTTCAGTAAAATCCGCCCTTCGTGTCACTCTGCAGGGAAGAAGATGATG atctATCGCAACTCCAATTTTCAGAGGGACAAACCTCTCCTCCTGCAGaacatcccaaagagaaagaagcGAGTGATGTCAACCAGACACTCTCCTCAACTCCATCACAACCAGCGCACCCAAGAGGTGGGCAAGAAAGTCCAGAAGGGAACCCCACCTGCTCGCAGAACCCCCAGGCGACGATCATCTGGGCTCTTTCGCATTTGCTCTATGTGCGGTGTAGCCGGGCAGGCCAGGGTAAAGCATCTCCGCAGCAAGCAGGGTGGCCCCAGTGGAAAGGGCACGTCCAAAAGTGCCATGTCTGTATGCCCAGCTACTTCTGGGAGGAAGAGTACTGGGAAAATGCCCAAGAGCCCCCCAGATTATGATTCAGTGATGGCTCTGTACAACACCTGTTACTCCATGCTGATGGCAGCCCTTGCCGGCAGAGCCCCAAACGAGGCCTCTGAGGCAGAGTAG